One Telluria mixta DNA window includes the following coding sequences:
- a CDS encoding glycoside hydrolase family 27 protein — MLKALFTVLLLGGVVSHQAYAQGVTVRTAPGTPGKFTELGQRPQMGWNTWNTFACNINEKLIREAADAMVASGMRDAGYVYLNIDDCWQGERDAQGFIHADPQRFPSGIKALADYVHAKGLKLGIYSDVGDKTCGGHAGSRGHEYQDALTYAAWGIDYLKYDWCNTEGLSAKGGYTTMRDALRAAGRPVLLSICEWGDNKPWEWAGDVGHSWRTTGDIYPCWDCEFNHGDWSSFGVLPILDKQNGLRKHSGPGRWNDMDMLEVGKGMTEDEDKAHFSIWAMMNSPLIAGNDIRSMSAATRAILTNRAVIAVNQDERGIQAWRFMNDGQLEMYAKPLANGEWALMFLNRADHARRYRFDWNSHALSDRVSNNSVDFGHKRHRFTDLWTGATGDTAKPLALTVPAHGAVMLHLSPD, encoded by the coding sequence ATGTTGAAAGCACTCTTCACCGTCCTGCTGCTCGGCGGCGTCGTCTCGCACCAGGCGTACGCGCAGGGCGTGACGGTCCGCACCGCGCCGGGCACGCCCGGCAAGTTCACCGAACTGGGACAGCGCCCGCAAATGGGCTGGAACACCTGGAACACCTTCGCCTGCAACATCAACGAAAAGCTCATCCGCGAAGCGGCCGACGCCATGGTCGCCAGCGGCATGCGCGATGCCGGGTACGTGTACCTGAACATCGACGACTGCTGGCAGGGCGAGCGCGATGCGCAGGGCTTCATCCACGCCGATCCGCAGCGCTTCCCGTCCGGGATCAAGGCGCTGGCCGACTACGTCCACGCCAAAGGGCTCAAGCTGGGCATCTATTCGGACGTGGGCGACAAGACCTGCGGCGGGCACGCCGGCAGCCGCGGGCACGAGTACCAGGACGCGCTGACGTACGCCGCCTGGGGTATCGATTACCTGAAATACGACTGGTGCAATACCGAGGGCCTGAGCGCGAAAGGCGGCTACACGACGATGCGCGACGCGCTGCGCGCCGCGGGCCGCCCCGTCCTGCTCTCGATCTGCGAATGGGGCGACAACAAGCCGTGGGAATGGGCCGGCGACGTGGGTCATTCGTGGCGCACGACGGGCGACATCTACCCGTGCTGGGACTGCGAATTCAACCACGGCGACTGGTCGTCGTTCGGCGTGCTGCCCATCCTCGACAAGCAGAACGGCCTGCGCAAGCATTCCGGGCCCGGACGCTGGAACGACATGGACATGCTGGAAGTCGGCAAAGGCATGACCGAGGACGAGGACAAGGCCCACTTCTCGATCTGGGCCATGATGAATTCGCCGCTCATCGCGGGGAACGACATCCGTTCGATGTCGGCCGCCACGCGCGCGATCCTGACCAACCGCGCCGTCATCGCGGTGAACCAGGACGAACGGGGCATCCAGGCCTGGCGTTTCATGAACGACGGCCAGCTCGAGATGTACGCCAAGCCGCTCGCGAACGGCGAATGGGCGCTCATGTTCCTCAACCGCGCCGATCACGCGCGGCGCTACCGGTTCGACTGGAACAGCCACGCGCTGTCCGACCGGGTCAGCAACAACAGCGTCGATTTCGGGCACAAGCGCCACCGGTTCACCGACCTGTGGACGGGCGCGACGGGCGACACCGCCAAGCCGCTGGCGCTGACGGTGCCCGCCCATGGCGCGGTGATGCTGCATCTCTCGCCCGACTGA
- a CDS encoding TonB-dependent receptor produces MKRTNKTAIALAVAHLAWGAGTAHAQTETEAKAVVVVTGQRAALASAQKLKQDADEIVDSVVADDIGKLPDRSVTEVLQRVVGISINRQAGDNERFSVEGAGVNIRGLNYVRSELNGREAFASNGGRSISWGDIPPELMAGVDVYKNPSAEQTEGGISGLVNLRTALPFDFKGQRGALSVEATHSTLRKGRPDPSVSGLYSNRWKTGFGEFGALVDIASSDSSTQTDTFQFEPFFPRTDIEPGRTVWIPKGAQWRNYQYDRKRQGAYGALQWKRDNLQSHLTYFQSRYKDSANEQSIFSSASPYDLKVSPDTVYDAKGAFVTGTLSDTKNGGIPFSNAGGFNKGDSKTTDVSWNVQWRVADNWTLTSDLQHVRSTGSHFTSAVGLGMLMPNESLDLRGSLPTIHFTDAQRAFLADPANYYWESTMEHLDRTKGTMKAWKGDARYAFDHPVLRDVRFGVRLTDREARTVNSDPSWNWAGVTPPWLLGWDIPKLAYLNDPRFNAPHVTQQFNNFFGGDVSVPAVVFPAPSVASGYPASYQTLHDYHDAILCPERIAANGGDWGNPCQIWKAAKFGGDNPAGTNHQKEKTRALYAQLRFGFDDLKYPIDGNVGLRYVQTRSHSTGYMSYTPGAPFGQGTQATGIPVPYIPAYLNKSDVENKYNNFLPTVNLRLKASDTLQFRLAYGKSMSRPDFSQLQAYTTLSQEIVSSVNEETKVVNVTAVNRTGNAQGNPALRPITSNQLDVTAEWYFAKSGSLTLALFDKHLKDVIINQTTSVSLPDITGTPQQFLVTSPVNGAKGIARGGEIAYQQYFDNVPDWLRGIGVSANYTYVHSKRSLYNPVFSEYCSGGQNAANVNLNLNGCDIDGRAFGNLPLTQLSQNAYNLAILYDKGPWSARLAYNWRSRYLLSTNTNGTQGSNGTDTNPASPTFGQHNVAWGLPLWADAYGQLDGGISYKFSENLKFDFQAQNLTDARYSQTMHQGIGDKVRAVFVSGPRYSLRVGYTF; encoded by the coding sequence ATGAAACGCACCAACAAGACTGCCATCGCACTCGCCGTCGCTCACCTGGCGTGGGGAGCGGGAACGGCGCACGCGCAAACCGAGACCGAAGCCAAGGCCGTCGTCGTCGTGACCGGCCAGCGCGCCGCACTGGCCTCGGCGCAAAAACTCAAGCAGGATGCCGACGAGATCGTCGACTCGGTCGTCGCGGACGACATCGGCAAGCTGCCGGACCGTTCCGTCACCGAGGTCCTCCAGCGCGTCGTCGGCATCAGCATCAACCGCCAGGCGGGCGACAACGAGCGCTTCTCGGTCGAGGGCGCCGGGGTCAATATCCGCGGTCTGAACTACGTCCGTTCCGAACTCAATGGACGCGAGGCGTTCGCATCGAACGGCGGCCGCTCGATCAGCTGGGGCGACATCCCGCCCGAACTGATGGCCGGCGTCGACGTCTACAAGAACCCGTCGGCGGAGCAGACCGAAGGCGGCATTTCGGGTCTCGTCAACCTGCGCACGGCGCTGCCGTTCGACTTCAAGGGCCAGCGCGGCGCGCTGTCCGTCGAGGCGACGCACTCCACGCTCAGGAAAGGCAGGCCCGATCCTTCCGTGTCCGGCCTGTACTCGAACCGCTGGAAAACCGGCTTCGGCGAATTCGGCGCCCTGGTCGATATCGCGTCGTCGGACAGTTCCACGCAGACGGACACGTTCCAGTTCGAACCCTTCTTCCCGCGCACCGACATCGAACCGGGCCGCACGGTGTGGATCCCGAAAGGCGCGCAATGGCGCAACTACCAGTACGACCGCAAGCGGCAAGGTGCCTACGGCGCCCTGCAGTGGAAGCGCGACAATCTCCAGAGCCACCTGACCTATTTCCAGTCGCGCTACAAGGACAGCGCGAACGAGCAGTCGATCTTCTCGTCGGCCAGCCCCTATGACCTGAAGGTCAGCCCCGATACCGTGTACGACGCGAAGGGCGCGTTCGTCACGGGCACCCTCAGCGACACGAAGAACGGCGGCATCCCGTTCAGCAATGCGGGCGGCTTCAACAAGGGCGATTCGAAGACCACCGACGTGTCCTGGAACGTGCAGTGGAGGGTGGCCGACAACTGGACGCTCACGAGCGACCTGCAGCACGTGCGCTCCACGGGCAGCCACTTCACCTCGGCGGTCGGCCTGGGCATGCTGATGCCGAACGAGAGCCTCGACCTGCGCGGCAGCCTGCCGACGATTCACTTTACCGATGCCCAGCGCGCCTTCCTGGCCGATCCCGCGAATTACTACTGGGAGTCGACCATGGAGCACCTCGACAGGACCAAGGGCACCATGAAGGCCTGGAAGGGCGATGCGCGCTATGCGTTCGACCATCCGGTCCTGCGCGACGTGCGCTTCGGCGTGCGCCTGACGGACCGCGAAGCGCGGACGGTCAATTCCGATCCCAGCTGGAACTGGGCCGGCGTGACGCCGCCGTGGCTGCTGGGCTGGGACATTCCGAAACTGGCCTACCTGAACGACCCGCGCTTCAACGCGCCGCACGTGACGCAACAGTTCAACAACTTCTTCGGCGGCGACGTCAGCGTCCCCGCGGTCGTGTTCCCCGCGCCGAGCGTGGCCAGCGGCTACCCGGCTTCCTACCAGACGCTGCATGACTACCACGATGCGATCCTGTGTCCGGAACGGATCGCGGCCAATGGCGGCGATTGGGGCAACCCGTGCCAGATCTGGAAAGCGGCAAAGTTCGGCGGCGACAACCCGGCCGGCACCAACCACCAGAAAGAGAAGACCCGCGCGCTGTACGCCCAGCTGCGCTTCGGCTTCGACGACCTGAAATACCCGATCGACGGCAACGTCGGCCTGCGCTACGTGCAGACCCGCTCGCACTCGACCGGCTACATGTCGTACACGCCGGGGGCGCCGTTCGGGCAAGGCACGCAGGCCACCGGCATCCCGGTTCCCTACATCCCCGCTTACCTGAACAAGAGCGATGTCGAGAACAAGTACAACAACTTCCTGCCGACCGTGAACCTGCGCCTGAAGGCCAGCGACACACTGCAGTTCCGCCTGGCCTACGGCAAGTCGATGTCGCGTCCGGACTTCTCGCAACTGCAGGCCTACACGACGCTGTCGCAGGAAATCGTCTCGTCGGTGAACGAGGAGACCAAGGTCGTGAACGTGACGGCCGTGAACCGGACCGGCAACGCGCAGGGCAACCCGGCGCTCCGCCCGATCACGTCGAATCAGCTCGACGTCACCGCGGAATGGTACTTTGCCAAATCCGGATCGCTGACGCTGGCGCTGTTCGACAAGCACCTCAAGGATGTGATCATCAACCAGACGACGTCGGTGAGCCTGCCGGACATCACAGGAACGCCGCAGCAATTCCTGGTGACGTCGCCGGTCAACGGCGCGAAAGGCATCGCGCGCGGCGGCGAGATCGCGTACCAGCAGTATTTCGACAACGTGCCGGACTGGCTGCGGGGCATCGGCGTGTCGGCGAACTACACCTACGTCCACAGCAAGCGCAGCCTGTACAACCCGGTCTTCAGCGAATACTGCTCGGGCGGACAGAATGCCGCGAACGTCAACCTGAACCTGAACGGCTGCGACATCGACGGACGCGCCTTCGGCAACCTGCCGCTGACCCAGCTGTCGCAGAACGCCTACAACCTGGCGATCCTGTACGACAAGGGACCGTGGTCGGCGCGCCTGGCCTACAACTGGCGCTCGCGCTACCTCCTCAGCACCAACACGAACGGGACGCAGGGCAGCAACGGTACGGACACCAATCCCGCCAGCCCGACCTTCGGCCAGCACAACGTGGCCTGGGGCCTGCCGCTGTGGGCGGATGCGTACGGCCAGCTGGACGGCGGCATCTCGTACAAGTTCAGCGAGAACCTGAAATTCGACTTCCAGGCGCAGAACCTGACGGACGCCCGCTACAGCCAGACCATGCACCAGGGTATCGGCGACAAGGTGCGCGCCGTCTTCGTCTCCGGGCCGCGCTACAGCCTGCGCGTGGGCTACACGTTCTGA
- a CDS encoding glycoside hydrolase family 26 protein has translation MSNDKNFSLTRRSLLFKGAGAAAATTLLGACGGTTSRAGSESVAAASSRRVAPSPATVTIDSCGQAGATPSCVVRRFTINADPVDPAATPAAKALYSWLLSKFGKFIISGQTDQDHFDYVKNLTGQYPLLRGFDMQHYSPMYSWLWDGNAINPSTGQPGYFTFGPDAADPSIANSIAWRRDHGDKPIIAYQWHWHSPSGGTVGTNTFYTEFTTFDASRAVRKGTQEYADTLRDIDAIAVQLAKLRDAGVPIIWRPLHEAGGTWFWWSAKGATVYKQLWNLMYDRLMNYHGLHNLLWCWCGNDAAWYPGNDKVDIIGIDSYPGNFVYINNKAEFDKAYALSSGTKLVAMTENGPMPDIDSSLEGGAPWSFFMSWVDVTAANDDARIKAVYADPRVITLERYV, from the coding sequence ATGTCTAACGATAAAAATTTTTCTTTGACCCGCCGCAGCCTGTTGTTCAAGGGCGCCGGTGCCGCGGCGGCCACGACATTGCTTGGGGCTTGCGGTGGCACGACCAGCCGCGCAGGTAGCGAGTCCGTCGCAGCAGCGTCGTCCAGGCGGGTGGCCCCATCGCCCGCCACCGTGACGATCGATTCCTGCGGCCAGGCGGGCGCGACCCCGAGCTGCGTCGTGCGGCGCTTCACGATCAACGCCGATCCGGTCGATCCGGCCGCGACGCCCGCCGCCAAAGCGTTGTACAGCTGGCTGCTGTCGAAGTTCGGCAAGTTCATCATTTCGGGCCAGACCGACCAGGATCATTTCGACTACGTGAAAAACCTGACCGGCCAATACCCCTTGCTGCGGGGCTTCGACATGCAGCACTACAGCCCGATGTACTCCTGGCTGTGGGACGGCAATGCGATCAATCCGAGTACCGGCCAGCCGGGCTATTTCACATTCGGTCCCGATGCGGCCGACCCGTCGATCGCCAACTCGATCGCATGGCGCCGGGATCACGGGGACAAGCCGATCATCGCCTATCAATGGCACTGGCATTCGCCGTCGGGCGGCACCGTCGGCACGAACACGTTCTACACCGAGTTCACGACGTTCGACGCATCCCGGGCCGTGAGGAAGGGGACGCAGGAATACGCGGACACGCTGCGCGATATCGACGCCATCGCCGTCCAGCTCGCAAAGCTGCGCGATGCCGGCGTCCCCATCATCTGGCGACCCCTCCATGAGGCCGGCGGTACCTGGTTCTGGTGGAGCGCGAAAGGCGCTACCGTTTACAAGCAGCTGTGGAACCTGATGTACGACCGTCTCATGAACTACCACGGCCTGCACAACCTGCTGTGGTGCTGGTGCGGCAACGACGCTGCCTGGTATCCGGGGAACGACAAGGTCGACATCATCGGCATCGACTCCTATCCCGGCAACTTCGTCTACATCAACAACAAGGCGGAGTTCGACAAGGCCTATGCACTCAGCAGCGGCACGAAGCTCGTCGCCATGACCGAGAACGGTCCGATGCCGGATATCGACAGCAGCCTCGAAGGCGGCGCGCCGTGGTCCTTCTTCATGTCCTGGGTCGACGTCACGGCGGCCAATGACGATGCGCGCATCAAGGCCGTGTATGCCGACCCGCGCGTCATCACGCTGGAACGTTACGTGTGA
- a CDS encoding porin yields MHSRFIPLAGLLLATAAHAQDSAVQVYGRLNVALEHADSSSGPGLVRLVNNRSVLGFRGGEDLGGGLKAIFQIEGTLSPDTGAGALAARDTRVGLAGTWGTLFAGHWTTAYNGATSGLDPFYPTTAGFMSIMGNGSAADADNVSDTSSFDRRQSNSIHYWSPAWLGLSLRVTHGLNEEKPANGAKPSLTSAAAIYERGPWYAVLAGERHHEYQGPGLDDTGAKAALAYQFPQTRIAVVAERLKYGTGAGELARNAVYLSLSHQMGPHGIRIGIARAGDASGPAGTRIGFVRAGAGTGATHATLGYDYTLSKRSSLYAYTTRLDNRANGVYEFAINSLGAAPGATLKAYVLGMRHNF; encoded by the coding sequence ATGCATTCCAGATTCATTCCCCTCGCCGGCCTGCTGCTGGCCACCGCCGCTCACGCCCAGGACAGCGCCGTGCAGGTCTACGGCCGCCTCAACGTCGCCCTCGAACACGCGGACAGTTCCTCCGGCCCCGGCCTCGTGCGCCTCGTGAACAACCGCTCCGTGCTGGGCTTCCGCGGCGGTGAAGACCTCGGCGGCGGCTTGAAAGCCATCTTCCAGATCGAAGGCACGCTGTCGCCGGACACGGGCGCCGGCGCCCTCGCCGCACGCGACACCCGCGTGGGCCTCGCCGGCACCTGGGGCACGCTGTTCGCGGGCCACTGGACGACGGCGTACAACGGCGCCACGTCCGGCCTCGACCCGTTCTATCCGACGACGGCCGGCTTCATGAGCATCATGGGCAACGGTTCCGCGGCGGACGCGGACAACGTCAGCGACACCTCGTCGTTCGACCGGCGCCAGTCCAACTCGATCCATTACTGGAGCCCCGCGTGGCTCGGCCTGTCGCTGCGGGTGACGCACGGCCTGAACGAGGAAAAGCCGGCGAACGGCGCGAAGCCGTCGCTGACGTCGGCCGCCGCCATCTACGAACGGGGCCCGTGGTATGCCGTGCTGGCCGGCGAACGCCACCACGAGTACCAGGGCCCGGGGCTGGACGACACGGGCGCGAAGGCCGCCCTCGCCTACCAGTTCCCGCAGACGCGCATCGCCGTCGTCGCCGAACGGTTGAAATACGGGACGGGGGCCGGCGAGCTGGCGCGCAACGCCGTGTACCTGTCGCTGTCGCACCAGATGGGACCGCACGGCATCCGCATCGGCATCGCGCGCGCGGGCGACGCGAGCGGGCCGGCCGGCACGCGCATCGGCTTCGTGCGCGCCGGCGCGGGCACCGGCGCCACCCACGCGACGCTCGGCTACGACTACACGCTCAGCAAGCGCAGCAGCCTGTACGCGTACACGACGCGCCTGGACAACCGCGCGAACGGCGTCTACGAATTCGCGATCAACAGCTTGGGCGCGGCGCCGGGCGCGACGCTGAAGGCGTACGTGCTCGGCATGCGCCACAACTTCTGA
- the fnr gene encoding fumarate/nitrate reduction transcriptional regulator Fnr yields the protein MHQLCLPMGLEDADIDRLDQIIGKRRRLERDEPLYKMGEPFRNLYAVRFGHFKTYQINAAGEAQITGFQMAGELLGMDAISADRHHCDAVALEDSEVCEIPFAHLQDLFGQVPALLRHFHRIMSQEITREQNVMLLLGNMRAEQRFAVFLINLSARYAARGYSSTRFQLRMSREDIGNYLGLTIESISRLLSRFKKLGLVQVDKREVVLLEPARLKAMAAGTEQCSPMA from the coding sequence ATGCACCAGCTGTGCCTGCCGATGGGCCTGGAGGATGCGGACATCGACCGCCTGGACCAGATCATCGGCAAGCGCCGCCGCCTGGAGCGCGACGAGCCGCTGTACAAGATGGGCGAGCCGTTCCGCAACCTGTACGCCGTGCGCTTCGGCCACTTCAAGACGTACCAGATCAACGCGGCCGGAGAAGCGCAGATCACGGGCTTCCAGATGGCCGGCGAGCTGCTCGGCATGGACGCCATCAGCGCCGACCGCCACCACTGCGACGCCGTCGCGCTGGAAGACAGCGAAGTCTGCGAGATCCCGTTCGCGCATCTGCAGGACCTGTTCGGCCAGGTGCCGGCGCTGCTGCGCCACTTCCACCGCATCATGAGCCAGGAAATCACGCGCGAGCAGAACGTCATGCTCCTGCTGGGGAACATGCGCGCCGAGCAGCGCTTCGCCGTCTTCCTCATCAACCTGTCCGCCCGCTACGCGGCGCGCGGCTATTCGTCCACGCGCTTCCAGCTGCGCATGTCGCGCGAAGACATCGGCAACTACCTGGGCCTGACCATCGAAAGCATCAGCCGCCTGCTGTCCCGTTTTAAAAAGCTGGGGCTCGTGCAGGTCGACAAGCGCGAGGTCGTGCTGCTCGAACCGGCGCGGCTGAAGGCGATGGCGGCCGGGACGGAGCAGTGCAGCCCGATGGCCTGA
- a CDS encoding TorD/DmsD family molecular chaperone — MSADQRSASPILHDGEALPLADEDQARADFYALFARLLLAPPDDALLAALAAADPIAAAGEFALEDAWLKLTQAATVVDASAAADEFSAMFISTGTPPLNPYGSFYLTGHLNDAPLADLRHDLARLRLSRAPGVGEFEDHLGTLCETMRVLIQGGPGMAPRGLAVQKHFFETHIRPWYAACLADIANSPDANFYRIVAGVVDAFLSIEAQAFAVLDATDPIAA, encoded by the coding sequence ATGTCGGCCGACCAGCGTTCCGCTTCACCCATTTTGCATGATGGCGAGGCTCTGCCTCTGGCCGACGAAGACCAGGCCCGGGCCGATTTCTACGCGCTGTTCGCACGCCTGCTGCTGGCCCCGCCCGACGACGCCCTGCTCGCGGCCCTGGCCGCCGCCGACCCGATCGCCGCCGCCGGCGAATTCGCTCTCGAGGACGCCTGGCTGAAGCTGACCCAGGCCGCCACCGTCGTCGACGCATCCGCCGCGGCCGATGAATTCTCGGCCATGTTCATCAGCACCGGCACGCCGCCGCTGAATCCGTACGGGTCCTTCTACCTCACGGGCCACCTGAACGACGCGCCCCTGGCCGACCTGCGCCACGACCTCGCCCGCCTGCGCCTGTCCCGCGCGCCCGGCGTGGGCGAATTCGAGGACCACCTGGGCACGCTGTGCGAAACGATGCGCGTATTGATCCAGGGCGGCCCCGGCATGGCGCCGCGCGGCCTCGCCGTGCAAAAACACTTTTTCGAGACGCACATCCGGCCCTGGTACGCGGCCTGCCTGGCCGACATCGCGAACAGCCCGGACGCGAATTTCTACCGGATCGTCGCGGGCGTCGTCGACGCGTTCCTGTCGATCGAAGCGCAGGCATTTGCCGTGCTCGATGCTACCGACCCGATTGCCGCTTGA
- a CDS encoding formate dehydrogenase, translating to MDKDKQPDPARRSLLKAAPLGALAVAAAAHARAPEPQPGPAAPAEPEQAKGYHETEHIRRYYRTAAYW from the coding sequence ATGGACAAAGACAAGCAACCCGATCCCGCCCGCCGCAGCCTGCTGAAGGCGGCACCGCTGGGCGCGCTGGCCGTCGCCGCGGCCGCGCATGCGCGTGCGCCCGAGCCGCAGCCCGGGCCCGCGGCACCGGCGGAGCCGGAGCAGGCCAAGGGCTATCACGAGACGGAACACATCCGGCGCTACTACCGCACCGCGGCTTACTGGTAG
- a CDS encoding formate dehydrogenase subunit alpha — protein sequence MTLVKTSRDSGLKRRRFLVGAGVTAGAGALARHLPLNVIQPATAADAVPARPNTEVKHTVCSHCSVGCSVEAVVSNGVWIRQEAAFDSPINMGAHCAKGASVREHGFGEHRLRYPMKLVNGKYERITWDQAINEIGDRLLKLREQSGPDALMVIGSSKHNNEQSYLLRKWVSMWGSNNCDHQARICHSTTVAGVAQTYGYGAMTNSFNDLHYSKAVLFIGSNPAEAHPISMLHFLHAKELGAKMIVVDPRFTRTARFAHHYVRIRPGTDIAFVWGMLWHIFNNGWEDKEYIAARTYGMDDVRKEVAKWTPDKVSDVTGVPEASVRMAAEMLATNRPSSVVWCMGITQHHVGTANVRALSILQLALGNIGVQGGGANIYRGHDNVQGATDVGPNGDSLPGYYGIAEGAWKHFSTVWGVDYDWVKSRFGSKELMEKPGITVSRWFDAVLEDNQYVDQPTNLRAVFYWGHAPNSQTRLPDMKAAMQKLDFMVVIDPYPSMTAAMHGRTDGVYLLPAASQFETQGSVTASNRSIQWRERVIQPLFECKTDHEIMYLFARKLGFGEQLVKNIKVVNNEPVIEDILREINRSCWTIGYTGCSPERLKLHMEHKRDFNPTTMRAESGPCKGDYYGLPWPCWGTPEMKHPGTPILYDLHKPVAEGGLPFRANWGVEHNGEPLLAADGSFTKDSEIDTGYPEFDHVFLKKLGWWAELTPEEQVQAEGKNWKTDLSGGIIRVVIAHGCAPFGNARARCNVWNFPDPVPTHREPLVTPRRDLVAKYPTYDDKAAFWRLPTLYKSVQAVDFSKDYPLIMTSGRLVEYEGGGEETRSNPWLAELQQNMFCEVNPEDAAQIGVKLGEFMWVETPTGARLKLMAMVTPRVPVGLVWMPFHFGGWWMGEDLEKHYPDGGAPAVRGEAVNTGWTYGYDAVTMMQETKVSLCRLVRA from the coding sequence ATGACCCTGGTGAAGACATCACGCGACAGCGGGTTGAAACGGCGCCGCTTCCTCGTCGGCGCGGGCGTGACGGCCGGTGCCGGCGCCCTCGCGCGCCACCTGCCGCTGAACGTGATCCAGCCCGCAACCGCGGCGGACGCCGTGCCGGCCAGGCCGAACACGGAGGTCAAGCACACGGTGTGCAGCCACTGTTCGGTGGGCTGCTCGGTGGAGGCCGTCGTCAGCAATGGCGTGTGGATCCGCCAGGAAGCCGCGTTCGACTCTCCGATCAACATGGGCGCCCACTGCGCGAAGGGCGCGTCGGTGCGCGAGCACGGCTTCGGCGAGCACCGCCTGCGCTATCCGATGAAGCTCGTGAACGGCAAGTACGAGCGCATCACGTGGGACCAGGCCATCAACGAGATCGGCGACCGGCTCCTGAAACTGCGCGAGCAGTCCGGGCCGGACGCGCTGATGGTCATCGGCAGCTCGAAGCACAACAACGAGCAGTCCTACCTGCTGCGCAAATGGGTGTCGATGTGGGGTTCCAATAACTGCGACCACCAGGCCCGCATCTGCCACTCGACGACGGTGGCCGGCGTCGCCCAGACCTACGGATATGGCGCGATGACGAACTCGTTCAACGACCTCCACTACAGCAAGGCCGTGCTGTTCATCGGCTCGAACCCGGCCGAGGCGCACCCGATCTCGATGCTGCACTTCCTGCACGCGAAGGAGCTGGGCGCGAAGATGATCGTCGTCGACCCGCGCTTCACCCGCACGGCGCGCTTCGCCCACCACTACGTGCGCATCCGTCCCGGCACCGACATCGCGTTCGTGTGGGGCATGCTGTGGCACATCTTCAACAACGGCTGGGAGGACAAGGAGTACATCGCGGCGCGCACCTACGGCATGGACGACGTGCGCAAGGAAGTGGCCAAGTGGACCCCTGACAAGGTCAGCGATGTAACGGGCGTGCCGGAAGCCTCCGTGCGCATGGCGGCCGAGATGCTGGCGACGAACAGGCCGTCGTCCGTCGTCTGGTGCATGGGCATCACGCAGCACCACGTGGGCACGGCGAACGTGCGCGCGCTCTCGATCCTGCAGCTCGCGCTGGGGAACATCGGCGTGCAGGGCGGCGGCGCCAATATCTACCGCGGCCACGACAACGTGCAGGGCGCGACGGACGTCGGCCCGAACGGCGATTCGCTGCCCGGCTACTACGGCATCGCGGAAGGCGCCTGGAAGCATTTCTCCACCGTGTGGGGCGTCGATTACGACTGGGTCAAGTCGCGCTTCGGCTCGAAGGAGCTGATGGAAAAGCCGGGCATCACGGTGTCGCGCTGGTTCGACGCGGTGCTCGAGGATAACCAGTACGTCGACCAGCCGACCAACCTGCGTGCCGTGTTTTATTGGGGCCACGCGCCGAACAGCCAGACGCGCCTGCCGGACATGAAGGCTGCGATGCAGAAGCTGGACTTCATGGTCGTCATCGATCCTTATCCCAGCATGACGGCGGCGATGCATGGCCGCACGGACGGGGTCTACCTGCTGCCGGCCGCGTCGCAGTTCGAGACGCAGGGCTCCGTGACGGCATCGAACCGGTCGATCCAGTGGCGCGAGCGCGTGATCCAGCCGCTGTTCGAATGCAAGACGGACCACGAGATCATGTACCTGTTCGCGCGCAAGCTGGGCTTCGGCGAACAGCTCGTCAAGAACATCAAGGTCGTCAACAACGAGCCGGTCATCGAGGACATCCTCCGCGAGATCAACCGCTCCTGCTGGACCATCGGCTACACGGGCTGCTCGCCCGAGCGACTCAAATTGCACATGGAGCACAAGCGCGACTTCAATCCGACGACGATGCGCGCGGAGAGCGGTCCGTGCAAGGGCGATTACTACGGCCTGCCGTGGCCGTGTTGGGGCACGCCGGAAATGAAGCACCCGGGCACGCCGATCCTGTACGACCTGCACAAGCCGGTGGCCGAGGGCGGCCTGCCGTTCCGCGCCAACTGGGGCGTGGAGCACAACGGCGAGCCCCTGCTCGCGGCCGACGGCTCGTTCACGAAGGACAGCGAGATCGACACGGGCTATCCCGAATTCGACCACGTGTTCCTGAAGAAGCTGGGCTGGTGGGCCGAGCTCACGCCGGAAGAGCAGGTGCAAGCCGAGGGCAAGAACTGGAAGACGGACCTGTCGGGCGGGATCATCCGTGTCGTGATCGCCCACGGCTGCGCGCCGTTCGGCAACGCGCGGGCCCGCTGCAACGTGTGGAACTTCCCGGACCCCGTGCCGACGCACCGCGAACCGCTCGTCACGCCGCGGCGCGACCTGGTTGCCAAATACCCGACCTACGACGACAAGGCAGCGTTCTGGCGCCTGCCGACGTTGTACAAGTCGGTGCAGGCGGTCGACTTCTCGAAGGACTACCCGCTGATCATGACGTCGGGCCGCCTCGTCGAGTACGAGGGCGGCGGCGAGGAGACGCGCTCGAATCCGTGGCTGGCCGAACTCCAGCAGAACATGTTCTGCGAAGTGAACCCGGAAGACGCGGCGCAGATCGGCGTGAAGCTGGGCGAATTCATGTGGGTCGAGACGCCGACCGGCGCGCGCCTGAAGCTGATGGCGATGGTGACGCCGCGCGTGCCCGTGGGCCTCGTGTGGATGCCGTTCCACTTCGGCGGCTGGTGGATGGGCGAGGACCTGGAAAAACACTATCCGGACGGCGGCGCGCCCGCGGTGCGCGGCGAGGCCGTGAACACCGGGTGGACGTACGGGTACGACGCCGTGACGATGATGCAGGAAACGAAAGTGTCGCTGTGCCGGCTGGTGCGGGCGTGA